A section of the bacterium genome encodes:
- a CDS encoding CHAP domain-containing protein: protein MTTIHGKQRRKTSPKSRTGTSIKTGRFQITNARRFIALGVILLLVVTGGVYARMSQADSPYGRSTITKIAYSQIGHAEWDASVLDYTGNVRDAWCAYFVSWVYKKAGYPMRLDNDGRVPLAWKPGVSVKSLFEAKRKFFPAQKNGGYQAKAGDVVVFGEERSHVAIVLGYYWNSNGFMLRTIEGNTNITNNQGPGSGVDRVVERTYTDSRTVNILGFGQAEAFIPCSQGGYKC, encoded by the coding sequence GTGACCACAATACATGGTAAACAACGGCGTAAAACAAGCCCTAAATCAAGGACAGGGACTTCAATAAAAACTGGGCGGTTTCAGATAACTAACGCTCGGCGTTTCATTGCACTCGGTGTAATTTTGTTGCTTGTTGTTACTGGTGGTGTATATGCCCGGATGAGTCAAGCCGATTCGCCATATGGTAGGAGTACAATCACTAAGATTGCATATTCGCAAATCGGGCATGCAGAATGGGACGCTAGCGTCTTAGATTATACGGGCAATGTAAGAGATGCCTGGTGCGCGTATTTTGTAAGTTGGGTGTATAAAAAAGCTGGATACCCGATGAGATTAGATAATGATGGTCGTGTGCCACTTGCGTGGAAGCCAGGCGTCAGCGTGAAGTCTTTATTTGAGGCGAAGAGGAAATTTTTCCCGGCACAGAAGAATGGTGGATATCAAGCTAAGGCTGGTGATGTAGTGGTATTTGGAGAAGAGCGTAGTCATGTCGCGATAGTTCTTGGTTATTATTGGAATTCCAATGGTTTTATGCTGAGAACTATAGAGGGCAACACTAATATTACCAATAATCAAGGGCCTGGCTCGGGGGTAGATAGAGTAGTTGAGAGGACTTATACCGATTCTCGAACAGTAAATATTCTCGGATTTGGTCAGGCGGAGGCATTCATACCTTGTAGTCAGGGTGGCTACAAGTGTTAA
- a CDS encoding peptidoglycan-binding protein, whose translation MATNCYKPASSATISGGSMQVKENGTRAWVSSGKSSITFTDKVQAGITVRYCFQVKFIGTGQTNWTLEWKNTTAGTSATRSGTDSPSSTARVRCVPVDQVTVNGQAGNLTNQEIKFSTSANGGAIVYKLVREWSGAPVNNTPPPGAKPAPTLEPTQSAPPVAPTPVGLCGGLNAFGIGNQGPCVSLIQQQLKNLGYNIGSSGVDGVYGQDTANAVKVYQQKAGLAQDGVVGPQTWNSMFGSNPARKQ comes from the coding sequence ATGGCTACCAACTGTTATAAGCCCGCAAGCTCAGCAACGATTAGCGGTGGGAGTATGCAAGTTAAAGAGAATGGTACGCGGGCTTGGGTAAGCTCCGGGAAGTCCAGCATCACGTTTACCGATAAGGTGCAGGCCGGGATTACAGTTCGATATTGCTTCCAGGTCAAGTTTATCGGCACAGGGCAGACTAATTGGACACTGGAATGGAAGAACACCACGGCAGGTACCTCTGCTACAAGGAGTGGTACCGATAGTCCAAGTTCGACAGCAAGAGTACGCTGTGTGCCCGTAGATCAAGTTACTGTCAATGGTCAAGCAGGAAACCTTACGAATCAAGAAATTAAGTTTTCGACCAGTGCAAACGGCGGCGCTATAGTGTATAAGCTCGTGCGAGAGTGGTCTGGTGCACCGGTGAATAACACCCCACCTCCTGGAGCTAAGCCAGCTCCAACGCTTGAACCAACGCAGTCAGCACCTCCAGTAGCGCCGACCCCAGTAGGCCTTTGTGGTGGCCTGAACGCTTTCGGAATAGGCAATCAGGGTCCTTGTGTTAGCTTGATTCAACAACAGCTAAAAAATCTAGGCTACAATATCGGCTCAAGTGGAGTTGATGGAGTATATGGACAGGATACCGCCAATGCAGTAAAGGTGTATCAACAAAAAGCTGGACTCGCTCAAGATGGCGTTGTGGGTCCTCAGACATGGAATAGTATGTTTGGGTCAAACCCTGCACGAAAACAGTAA
- a CDS encoding FAD-dependent oxidoreductase, which translates to METTIDTSLPKVQTTDQLVSQSLHAREAVPAKYDVVVIGGGPAGLTAAIYLARKKLKTLMLTKDLGGQAAWSSDVENYLGFTMISGAELTKHFQDHLAEFKDDITLRLLREGIRSVTKVNTGFVVTMADGTQETSRSVIIASGKTPKKLGVPGEEELLNKGVTYCAWCDGPLFKNKAVVIVGGGNSALDAALSIEKLAKGITIVNNTDNLTGDEVMIEKVMASPHIRVMNHASLTKIEGDTLVRSVVVKDDQTGLEKQLMVDGVFIEIGSIPSTDCVQGLVKLNELGEIVIDKQNMSSVPGIFAAGDVTDVLEKQIIVAAGEGSKAAIQCAMWLAARP; encoded by the coding sequence GTGGAAACTACAATAGATACATCGTTGCCGAAAGTACAGACGACCGATCAGCTGGTTAGTCAGTCACTGCATGCGAGAGAAGCAGTGCCAGCCAAGTACGATGTGGTTGTAATTGGTGGTGGTCCGGCGGGCTTGACTGCTGCAATTTATCTCGCTCGTAAGAAACTCAAGACCTTAATGCTCACCAAAGATCTTGGTGGACAAGCGGCGTGGTCGAGCGATGTAGAGAACTATCTTGGCTTTACGATGATTTCAGGCGCTGAACTTACGAAGCATTTCCAAGACCATTTGGCGGAATTCAAAGACGACATTACCTTGCGGCTATTGCGAGAGGGCATTCGCTCGGTCACGAAGGTAAATACTGGCTTTGTTGTAACTATGGCGGACGGCACTCAGGAGACAAGTCGGTCGGTGATAATCGCCAGCGGAAAGACACCGAAGAAGCTTGGGGTGCCAGGAGAGGAAGAATTACTCAATAAAGGAGTAACGTATTGCGCTTGGTGCGATGGACCGCTTTTTAAGAATAAAGCCGTCGTAATCGTGGGTGGAGGTAACTCTGCACTGGACGCAGCACTGTCTATCGAGAAGCTCGCCAAAGGGATTACGATTGTGAATAATACCGATAACCTGACAGGTGATGAGGTGATGATCGAGAAAGTAATGGCTTCCCCGCATATTCGTGTTATGAATCATGCAAGTCTAACGAAAATCGAAGGTGATACATTAGTGCGCTCAGTCGTAGTAAAAGATGATCAGACTGGGCTTGAGAAGCAGCTCATGGTTGATGGTGTGTTTATCGAAATTGGTTCGATCCCTTCGACCGACTGTGTGCAGGGGCTAGTGAAGCTGAATGAGCTGGGTGAGATTGTCATAGATAAGCAGAATATGAGCTCGGTACCAGGTATCTTTGCTGCCGGTGATGTGACCGATGTGCTTGAGAAGCAGATTATCGTGGCGGCAGGCGAGGGGAGCAAGGCCGCGATCCAGTGCGCGATGTGGCTGGCTGCGCGTCCGTAG
- a CDS encoding carbohydrate kinase family protein yields MSHRIDVLCVGDVVSEPFIKLLPQEAEIDKDPKDKHPLLCMTYGSKIPFESMTVIEGVGNSANAAVSLSRLGLKSSLMSNIGDDDIGRGMLVALRKNDVQTQYMKVNRGKASNYHFVLWYEPDRTILIKHEDYDYKWPRIPEEDTPKWIYLSSFAESGAHMHAEIAEYLIKHPEVKLAFQPGTFQMRLGFEKLKQLYAHTEVFAVNVEEAQMMTEKPGERNIRVLVEAIHKYGPKIVAITDGPNGSYASDGNQVLAMRNYPDPKPPYERTGAGDAYTSTFVAGLITTGDIREAMKWGPINSMSVVQEIGAQAGLLSRAKLNKLLAQAPHDYEPKEYRP; encoded by the coding sequence ATGAGCCACAGGATTGATGTATTGTGCGTGGGCGATGTCGTGAGTGAGCCGTTTATTAAGCTGCTTCCACAAGAGGCCGAAATTGATAAGGATCCAAAGGACAAGCATCCGCTCTTGTGCATGACGTATGGCTCGAAAATTCCGTTTGAGTCGATGACGGTGATCGAAGGGGTGGGCAATAGTGCAAATGCGGCGGTTTCGTTGTCGCGTCTGGGGCTGAAGAGCTCGCTCATGTCGAACATCGGTGATGATGATATTGGTCGCGGGATGTTAGTCGCCCTGCGCAAGAATGATGTGCAAACCCAGTACATGAAGGTGAATCGAGGGAAGGCGAGTAATTATCACTTTGTGCTCTGGTATGAGCCTGATCGTACAATTCTTATTAAGCACGAAGACTATGACTACAAGTGGCCGCGCATTCCAGAAGAGGATACACCGAAGTGGATCTACTTAAGCTCCTTTGCTGAATCGGGAGCGCACATGCACGCCGAGATAGCTGAATATCTGATCAAGCATCCCGAGGTCAAGCTTGCTTTTCAGCCGGGTACATTTCAGATGCGATTAGGGTTTGAGAAACTGAAGCAACTCTATGCGCATACTGAAGTTTTCGCGGTCAATGTCGAGGAGGCGCAGATGATGACTGAGAAGCCGGGCGAACGAAATATTCGCGTACTAGTAGAAGCGATTCACAAATACGGTCCCAAGATCGTAGCAATTACCGATGGGCCAAATGGGAGCTATGCCTCTGACGGTAATCAAGTCTTGGCGATGCGCAATTACCCAGATCCGAAGCCGCCGTATGAGCGAACTGGCGCTGGTGATGCCTACACGAGTACCTTTGTAGCCGGACTTATAACGACTGGCGATATTCGTGAAGCGATGAAATGGGGGCCAATCAACTCGATGAGTGTGGTGCAGGAGATAGGTGCGCAGGCCGGGTTATTATCGCGCGCCAAGTTGAATAAGCTACTCGCCCAAGCTCCGCACGACTATGAACCAAAGGAGTATAGGCCGTAG
- a CDS encoding glutathione S-transferase N-terminal domain-containing protein translates to MTEEKKSDKVIVYTTPTCVFCKNVKAYLEDKGIDYETIDVLADASKAQEMIDKSGQMGVPVTDYKGTIIVGFDKAKLDTVTA, encoded by the coding sequence ATGACTGAAGAAAAGAAATCTGATAAAGTGATCGTTTATACAACGCCAACTTGCGTTTTTTGTAAGAACGTCAAGGCGTATCTTGAGGATAAGGGCATCGACTATGAGACCATCGACGTACTTGCAGATGCTTCAAAGGCTCAAGAAATGATCGATAAGTCCGGTCAGATGGGTGTGCCAGTGACGGACTACAAGGGCACTATTATTGTTGGCTTCGATAAGGCCAAGCTCGATACCGTTACTGCTTAA